One window of Leifsonia sp. AK011 genomic DNA carries:
- a CDS encoding universal stress protein → MVEKVIVATDGGAASAAAIDWAIQRAGQGDIRLEITTVVGPRDDTARQSAEALLELTRAVVTAQLPGTPVTTVLRRGTPPHELILASHHADLLVIGTNHTTMRAGVLHSTLALQVAGRSRCTTIVVPAGWRPTTGTVEVGWADDPTAARALDFAAREAARLQERLDIVHAWNSPPEITTSAAVSAVTVGERIDTHRTLLADAAEGVRARHPSIEVTESLAAGPAADAIRSLAGAASLVVVGSRGLGAFADLLLGSVSYDVISNSPVPVAVVPQEEQPAEVYPVLLEASV, encoded by the coding sequence ATGGTCGAGAAAGTCATCGTCGCCACCGACGGAGGAGCAGCGAGTGCTGCCGCGATCGACTGGGCGATCCAGAGGGCCGGGCAGGGCGACATCCGGCTGGAGATCACGACGGTCGTCGGCCCGCGGGATGACACGGCTCGCCAGTCCGCGGAGGCCCTCCTCGAACTGACTCGCGCCGTGGTCACAGCGCAGCTCCCGGGAACGCCCGTGACGACCGTGCTGCGCCGCGGAACACCACCCCACGAACTCATCCTCGCCTCGCATCACGCCGACCTCCTCGTCATCGGCACCAACCACACGACCATGCGAGCCGGCGTGCTGCACAGCACCCTCGCGCTCCAGGTCGCAGGTCGGTCCCGCTGCACAACGATCGTCGTGCCCGCCGGGTGGCGCCCGACCACGGGCACTGTCGAAGTCGGCTGGGCCGACGACCCGACTGCGGCACGCGCTCTCGACTTCGCCGCACGCGAGGCGGCCAGACTCCAGGAGCGCCTCGACATCGTCCACGCCTGGAACAGCCCGCCCGAGATCACCACGAGCGCCGCCGTCTCAGCGGTCACGGTCGGCGAGCGCATCGATACGCATCGCACACTCCTGGCGGATGCCGCCGAAGGGGTGCGAGCGCGACACCCGAGCATCGAGGTGACCGAGTCCCTCGCTGCTGGCCCGGCCGCCGACGCGATCCGGAGCCTCGCGGGCGCCGCCTCCCTCGTGGTGGTGGGCTCGCGCGGGCTGGGCGCGTTCGCTGACCTGCTCCTCGGATCCGTCAGCTACGACGTGATCTCGAACTCGCCGGTGCCCGTGGCCGTGGTGCCCCAGGAGGAGCAACCAGCGGAGGTGTACCCGGTGTTGCTCGAGGCATCCGTCTAG